The genomic interval ATGGACGAGGTCAGCGTGGAAGCCGGCCGAGTCGGGGTCGGCTCCAAGGTCAAGTTGAAGGAGTTCAAGAAGGGCGTCGTCGTCGAGTTCACCATCGTCGGGTCGACCGAGGCCGACCCGGGCCGGAACCTCATCTCCAATGAGTCACCAGTCGGCAAGGCCATGCTCGGGCAGAAAGTCGGGACCGTGGTCGAGGTCAACATCCCGGCCGGGACCATCAAGTACGAGATCCTCGGCATCTCTCGATAGAAGGGCACGCGCGCCGGCCGGCGACGTCGCGCCCGGCCAACCTTAGAGCGATCTGAGCAAGGCCGCGACCATCCGGATCGCGGCCTTCTTCAATGGCCATGGTGATGGATCCAGATCCCGGGTGGACGGGCCTTCCGTTCAGCCACCCCAACCGTAGGCAGGAGGAGAGGACCTTGAGCGACGAGACCCCCAAGACCAGTCTCTCCGAGACTAGCGAGATCGCCGTTCGCCGAGCCAAACTGGACAAGCTTCGCGGGATGGGGCTGGACCCCTTCGGCCACCGCTTTGAGCGGACCCACTTCGCCCAGCACGTCAAGGACGACTTCGTCACCCTGGAAGGCCGGGAGGTGACCATCGCCGGCCGGCTGACGACCATCCGCAAACACGGCAAGGCCACCTTCGCCGACCTCAGCGACATGTCTGGGAAGGTGCAGGTCTACGCGAAGATTGACGTCCTCGGGGAAGACCAGTACGGGCTGTTTGATGAGCTCGATGGGGGCGACACCATCGGGCTGACCGGCGTCGTCTTCAAGACCAGGCGCGGAGAGGTCACCGTCGAGATCAGGCGGTTCGAACTGCTCTCCAAGGCCCTCCGGCCGCTCCCCGAGAAATGGCACGGCCTGACCGACGTAGACCTCCGGTACCGTCAGCGCTATGTCGACCTGATCGTCAACCCGGACGTCCGGGAGACCTTCGTCAAGCGCAGCAAGATCATCAGTGCCGTCCGCCGGTACCTCGACGGCCACGGGTACTGCGAGGTGGAGACGCCCATCCTGACCCTCCTGGCCAGCGGCGGCCACGCCCGGCCGTTCACCACCCACCACAACACTCTTGACCTCGACCTTTGCCTGAGGATCGCCCTCGAGCTGTACCACAAGCGGCTGATCGTCGGGGGCTTCGACCGGGTCTACGAGATCGGCCATTGCTTCCGCAACGAAGGCATCGACACCCGACACAACCCCGAATTCACCATGCTCGAACTATATCAGTCCTTCGCCGACTATGAGGACATGATGCGCCTCGGCGAGGAGATGTTCGCCGGCGCGGCCGAAGAGGCCCTGGGCACGACCAAGGTCACCTATCAAGGGCGAGTCCTGGACCTCACCCCACCGTGGCCACGGGTCAGGATGCTCGACGCGATCAAGGAGTACGCCGGGGTCGACTGGCTGACCGTGAAGAGCGACCAGGAGGCCGTGGCCATCGGCGAGAAGCTCGGCCTGGACCTGGCCGGCAAGCGGACCAAGGGGATGGTCCTTGACGAACTGTGCTCCGAGTTTGTCGAGCCGCGCCTGATCCAGCCGTCTTTCCTCATCGACTACCCGATCGAGATCTCCCCCCTGGCCAAGCGACGGCCGGACAACCCCGAATTGACCTATCGTTTCGAGGCCTTCATCAACGGTTGGGAGACGATGAACGCCTTCTCGGAGCTGAACGACCCGATCGACCAGCGCGAGCGGTTCGAGCAGCAGGCCCGGGAGAAGGCCAAGGGGAACGACGAGGCGATGGCCTACGACGAGGACTTCGTCACCGCCCTCGAATACGGGATGCCGCCCACCGGCGGCATGGGCGTCGGTATCGATCGCCTGACCATGCTTCTCACCGACTCGCCTTCCATCCGCGATGTCATCCTCTTCCCGGTGATGAGGCCGCGGGGCTGAACGAAGCGGGCGGCCCAAAGCCGCCCGTCACTCGTCCTTCCCGGTCACCTCGGAGAAGTCGTCCCGCAGGTCGATGAACATCCGGCCCGACCGGTCCGATTGGACCAGGATGACGTCGGAGATGTCTTCGACGCCGCGCCGGCGGAGCTCTGCGTCCTCCTTTCGGGTCTTGAGTTTCTCCGGGCCGCCGGTCGTCTTCTGGCCGGCGGCCTTGCCTTTCCGCCCCGCCGCCCGTCGGGGATGCTTTCTCTGATTAAAGCACCGCCTCGGCCAACCGACCGATCAGCCCGCCGGCCAGGAAGGCCACGACGAAGCTGGAAGCCCAGACGATCAGGGCCTGCAGAGAACCGCGCTCCTTGAAGATCACCATCACCGCGGCGATGCAGGGGACGAAGAGGGTGATGGTGACCACCGCGGTGACCTTCTGGGCCGCGTCCAGGGTCAGCGCCGAAAGGCCGGCCGCGCCGAAGTCCCGCCGGACGATGCCCATGATGAAGGCCGTCGCCGCCTCCCGGGGGAGGTGCAGCCAACCCACGGTGAGCGGGGCCAGGAAGCCCTGGACGTCCGCGAGCCAACCGGTCACCTTCAGGAAGCTGATGACCAGCGAGCCATAGACGAAGAGGGGCCCGGCGTCGCGCAGGAACATGACCGTCTTGGCCCAGGTCTTCTGAAGGACGTTGCCGACCCGGGGCAGCCGCAGGGGGGGCAGGTCGATGAAGAGATCGGAGGACACGCCCGGCAGGAGCCGGTCGAGGATGGTCCCGGCGAGGGCGAAGATGGCGGCGATGGTCCCGACGAAGATCAGGACGGCCAGGGGGCCGACCCCGGCCATCATCCCGGCGATCACCCCCAATTGCGCCGAACACGGGATGGTGAGGGCCAGGAGGGCCACGGCGATGGTCCGCTCGCGGGCCGTTCCGAGGAGGCGGGTGGTGATGATGGCCATGGTCACGCAACCGAAACCGAGGATGACCGGGATGACCGCCCGGCCGTTGAGGCCGATCCGCATCATCTCCCGGTCCACCAGGGTGGCCAGACGGGGCAGGTAGCCGGAGTCCTCCAGGAGCGACATTCCGAGATAGAAGGCGACCACGAGGGGGAAGAGGAGCCCGACCACGTAGGTCACGGTCATCGTCAGGAGGCCGAACTCACCCGTCAGGAACTGAGCCGCCGCCCCCCCGGCGGCCAAGTAAGGGGCAAGCAGGCCGCGGATCCAGGGCTCGTAATAGCCCCGCATCAGCCGGTCCTCGGTGAACCCGACGACCTTCTGGGCCGCCAGCACCCCGATCAGCTCATAGAGCCCGAGGAGGACGATGAAGACGATCAGCGTTCCGGCCAAGGGGCTGAGGCTGAGGTCGGACAGGGTCCGGCCGAAGTCGGCCCGCCGCTGCTCGCGACGGACGACCTCGGCCACCAGGGCGTCGACCCGCTTCCGCCGCCGTCCGTAAACCTCCTCGCGCCGGCCGGTCGGTCGCCCACCGTACTCCGCGAGGACGGTCGGGTCGTCCTCGACCATCAGGAGGGCCTCACTCCGGGCGGCCGGCCCCTCAGGCGTCCCGGCCAGTTCGCCCGCACGTTTGCAGAGCTCGAGGGTGTCCGGGTCGGGGCGGCCGGGGCGGGCGGTGTCGAGCATCCGGCGGACCGTATCCAGGCCTCGTCCCGCGGTGGCCACCGTCGGGACCACCGGGACACCGAGGATATCCCGCAGGCGCTCGTAGTCGACCCGAAGGCCGTGCCGCTCGGCCTCGTCGACCATGTTCACCGCGACCACCAAGGGCAACCCCATGTCGATGAGCTGGAGGGTCAGGAAGAGGTCGCGCTCGAGGCTGGATCCATTGACCACGTTGATGACCAGGTCGGCGGCCAGGATGACGTCCCGGGCCACCCGCTCCTCATCGTTGAAGGAGGAGACCCCATAGATGCCCGGCGTGTCGAGGACCACATCTTGACCCAGCCGGCCGCTGGAGACCTCGACGGTGGTCCCCGGGAAGTTGGAGACGTCGACGTACAGGCCGGTGAAGGCGTTGAAGAAGACCGACTTGCCGGTGTTGGGGTTGCCGACCAGGACGATCCGCCGGGCGCCGGGCGGCAGGCCGACCAGCTCGTAGCCGACGCGGCGATCGCCGCCCCCCGACTTGACCTTGTCCACGGTGAACTGCCCGCGCAGGTGGTGACGTCTAACGGCCACGGCGGACGCCTCCCCGGCGCGGGGCCAGCTCGACGGCGATCCTGGGACACAGGCGGCGTCCGATGGCCACCTGCATCGCCCCCCGGCTGAGGACCACCGGCCCGCCCCGCAAGGCCTGCTCGCAGCGGACTTCGGACCCGGCGGCCAGGCCGAAGCGAAGGGCCTGGTCCTTGGCGCGCCCATCGCTGATCCCGCCGATGATCAGGACCTGACCGCGCCGAGCTTCGTCCAGGGTCATGATGCCCTCCCTCCCGCCCTCGCCGGCTTTTGACGAGTGGACCTCGTTCCCATGCCTATGCGGGGGAAAGGGCTTTAGGCCGAAAAGAAAAGGCCGCGCTTTATCGGGCGCGGTCGGGCAGGAAAGTCCGGGATGGTCTGGCGGTGGAAGACCCGGGCGGCCAGGCGGCGGAAGTCCCGGTTGACCTCACGGAAGGAGCAGGACATCTCCCCTGATCCCGGCGACATCGGCGGCAATCCTCAGATGCCCGCGGCCGGTCAGGCGGTCGATCACGCCTCGGGCGACCGGCCGCTCCCAATGGAAGGCCCGGGCCGGCTCGGCCAGGGGGCAGGCCACCGCGTTCTCGACGTACTTCAAGAGCAGCTTCTCGCGGGCCTCATCGGGGAGTGGTAGGCCGTCCAGCAGACTCCCGGGGACCTGGCGCCCCAGCAGGTCCCACCGGTGGACCGACCAGCCCTCCAGGGACCCACCGCAGACCGTCAGGCGGAAGGTCCGCTGCGATTGGGTCAAGGCCGTCAGCAGCCGGGATCGGGGGCCGGGAAATTCCTTCTTGAAACGTCGCCAGAGTTCACGGCTGTCGATGGGCCCGGCTTCCTCGACCATCTCCAGGAGGCGCCGCTCGGTCCGGCTGAGGAGACCGGCGGCGTAGTCATCCGCCGTCGACCGGCCGGTGGCGTACAGGACGTAGAAATAGGGCAGGTAGTCCCAGGCGATGAAGGTCCCCCCGCCGCGAAAGAACTTGGTGTAAAGGCAGGCGCGGGCCTCCGGGAGGGTCTCCTTCCAACCCCAGGCGCTGTCGCTGACCTCCCACGAACCCCCGCCGGCGTCGGCGTCGGAG from Bacillota bacterium carries:
- a CDS encoding FeoA family protein, which codes for MTLDEARRGQVLIIGGISDGRAKDQALRFGLAAGSEVRCEQALRGGPVVLSRGAMQVAIGRRLCPRIAVELAPRRGGVRRGR
- the greA gene encoding transcription elongation factor GreA, encoding MADKEVILSLEGLKKLEQELEHLKSVRRREVAERIKQARQFGDVGENSEYEDAKNEQAFIEGRILTLEKLLRNAKLMDEVSVEAGRVGVGSKVKLKEFKKGVVVEFTIVGSTEADPGRNLISNESPVGKAMLGQKVGTVVEVNIPAGTIKYEILGISR
- the lysS gene encoding lysine--tRNA ligase, which translates into the protein MSDETPKTSLSETSEIAVRRAKLDKLRGMGLDPFGHRFERTHFAQHVKDDFVTLEGREVTIAGRLTTIRKHGKATFADLSDMSGKVQVYAKIDVLGEDQYGLFDELDGGDTIGLTGVVFKTRRGEVTVEIRRFELLSKALRPLPEKWHGLTDVDLRYRQRYVDLIVNPDVRETFVKRSKIISAVRRYLDGHGYCEVETPILTLLASGGHARPFTTHHNTLDLDLCLRIALELYHKRLIVGGFDRVYEIGHCFRNEGIDTRHNPEFTMLELYQSFADYEDMMRLGEEMFAGAAEEALGTTKVTYQGRVLDLTPPWPRVRMLDAIKEYAGVDWLTVKSDQEAVAIGEKLGLDLAGKRTKGMVLDELCSEFVEPRLIQPSFLIDYPIEISPLAKRRPDNPELTYRFEAFINGWETMNAFSELNDPIDQRERFEQQAREKAKGNDEAMAYDEDFVTALEYGMPPTGGMGVGIDRLTMLLTDSPSIRDVILFPVMRPRG
- the feoB gene encoding ferrous iron transport protein B; the encoded protein is MAVRRHHLRGQFTVDKVKSGGGDRRVGYELVGLPPGARRIVLVGNPNTGKSVFFNAFTGLYVDVSNFPGTTVEVSSGRLGQDVVLDTPGIYGVSSFNDEERVARDVILAADLVINVVNGSSLERDLFLTLQLIDMGLPLVVAVNMVDEAERHGLRVDYERLRDILGVPVVPTVATAGRGLDTVRRMLDTARPGRPDPDTLELCKRAGELAGTPEGPAARSEALLMVEDDPTVLAEYGGRPTGRREEVYGRRRKRVDALVAEVVRREQRRADFGRTLSDLSLSPLAGTLIVFIVLLGLYELIGVLAAQKVVGFTEDRLMRGYYEPWIRGLLAPYLAAGGAAAQFLTGEFGLLTMTVTYVVGLLFPLVVAFYLGMSLLEDSGYLPRLATLVDREMMRIGLNGRAVIPVILGFGCVTMAIITTRLLGTARERTIAVALLALTIPCSAQLGVIAGMMAGVGPLAVLIFVGTIAAIFALAGTILDRLLPGVSSDLFIDLPPLRLPRVGNVLQKTWAKTVMFLRDAGPLFVYGSLVISFLKVTGWLADVQGFLAPLTVGWLHLPREAATAFIMGIVRRDFGAAGLSALTLDAAQKVTAVVTITLFVPCIAAVMVIFKERGSLQALIVWASSFVVAFLAGGLIGRLAEAVL